A window of Aeromicrobium duanguangcaii genomic DNA:
GGACGCGACCGGCGTGCTGGCGACCTCCGACGTCGACGAGATCCAGGCGCTGGACGCCGACGTGGTCGTCCACGCCGGCCGCATCGGCCCGTACGGCGCCCATGACGACGAGATCGTCGCGCTGCTCGAGTCGGGCAAGAACGTGCTCAGCATCAACGGCTACACCGATCCGTTCGTCCACCCCGGCCCGCGGCTGGACCGGCTCCGGGCCGCGGCCGAGCGCGGCGGGGTCACCCTCATGGGAGTCGGCCTCAATCCCGGCTTCATCGGCGAGCAGGTCGCGGTGCTCGCGACCGGCGTGTGCGCCTCGGTCGACCACATCGAGGTGGTCGAGATGGCCGACGCGCGCCTCGTGCAGGACCCCGAGTACCTGTTCGGCTCCCTGGGGTTCGGCGCGGCGCTCGACGAGCACGACCCCAACGACCCCTCGTGGGGGCCGGTCGGCGCGCTCAACGGCATGTACGAGGAGGTCCTCGGCGCGATGGCGCACCACCTCGGCCTGGCGATCGACGAGGTCGTCAGCGACCACGTGTGCCACCCGGCCGGGTCCGACCTGACGGTCGCCGCCGGCGTGATCCCGCAGGGCACCGTGGGGCACACCAACTGGCGCTGGCACGCGATGGTCGACGGCAGCCCTCGGCTGACGATGTCGATCCACTGGTTCGTCGAGACCGCGCACCTGCCCGAGCCCGAGCCGCCGCTGTGGCGGGTGAACATCACGGGGCACCCCGGCGTGAAGATCGCCATGGAGCTCGAGAAGCACCCGGCCGATCGCAGCCGCATGGGCGCCGAGCAGTACGCCGTGGCGGGTCAGGTCATCAATGCGGTGCCCCACGTGGTGGCCGCCGAGCCGGGTCTGATGATCCGGCCCGTCGCGACGCCGGCGCGAGCCGACTACGCCACGTTCCGACCGCGCTGAAAGCCGTCGGAGGAGCTGTTTTCTCGACCCTTCCGTAGCAACTCTGATAAGTGTAGTGTGATGAACGACGCGTGAGTGCGCGTCAGAGAGGTGGATCATGACCAAGTCGCCGAACGTCTGGGTGCTCGGTGGGTACCAGACCGATTTCGCTCGCAACTTCCATCGCGAGGGCAAGGACTTCGCCGATCTCGCGACCGAGGTCGTCGACGGCACGCTGGCCGCCTCCGGGCTCGACGCCGAGGAGATCGGCGTCATCCACGTCGGCAACGCCTTCGGCCAGCTCTTCGCCGGCCAGGGCCAGCTCGGCGCGATGCCCGCGACCGTCAACCCCGGCCTGTGGG
This region includes:
- a CDS encoding NAD(P)H-dependent amine dehydrogenase family protein codes for the protein MTYRVVQWATGAMGTAILRTMLDHPGVDVVGTYVYGEAKAGRDVGDLARRDATGVLATSDVDEIQALDADVVVHAGRIGPYGAHDDEIVALLESGKNVLSINGYTDPFVHPGPRLDRLRAAAERGGVTLMGVGLNPGFIGEQVAVLATGVCASVDHIEVVEMADARLVQDPEYLFGSLGFGAALDEHDPNDPSWGPVGALNGMYEEVLGAMAHHLGLAIDEVVSDHVCHPAGSDLTVAAGVIPQGTVGHTNWRWHAMVDGSPRLTMSIHWFVETAHLPEPEPPLWRVNITGHPGVKIAMELEKHPADRSRMGAEQYAVAGQVINAVPHVVAAEPGLMIRPVATPARADYATFRPR